A section of the Deinococcus cellulosilyticus NBRC 106333 = KACC 11606 genome encodes:
- a CDS encoding LPS-assembly protein LptD: protein MVGLRFFIVLIFVVFSWAQGRTIEIVQAGQLELRNVTLDDGTVQEYIILIGEPVELKIDDSVIKADRVEYNKSARELRLIGRAKYITKTKGSDGNSTSEQTLEGDDLKVDLSIEGVEGEDVFITTQNILVKGDVVQRIPGQIGVQGGYFTPCARCGRTPNDYAFSASTMWIYPGNRIVAYDVKVLIADTPVFYLPALVFMLNKERPTKLEVGQSPTDGWTVSADLPYLITADSFGTLFVDYYQNRDVPIGVKVDHTLYNLFGQNNTSKLQVWMDPKGVGRQGVDWVFNVDVKGNQPALAAKSGLDYSFSISRNDKQEFNVLPIQAEVKGEWEGFSARIGYYNVIDGDGNNQVARFSEPRKLPEIEFDPKAIKVFRVNYDPKLLLGYYEGESNPLNPSARRAGDRIAAFRAQYSHSLSWAWKPWSTADLNLTQTFNGQYFSTDERAVQQTFTANFTNTFSTGNSISLTYLFEYLEGETPFTFDRVPKRKTHTLGVSANAQPAPELSLSAQQTIDFEKKADEQQNGTVSLNYNPKPVSISVTYSENVFLHRPQSISGTFRVTQDTLSMAVGASYDYGNPDPNPIRYRSPRFGDLTVDFSYTSPDKGHTASLNYIYDINVPRAKSITGNYAFTGPIEALDDIFGVTTWDNYGPAMYSAKLMEKYDYTTSVWNGSLDLSRERVKLTATHNLYVGEDTGRQWKGNLDATLGIDNFSLTFNGPLDLNRRGFFTKPTLTAKYSQAITGAELSASATLALKGLDYQHTDLSTAYLSGQWWIADFLGIQGNVTYNGSWDQTDTVRRDELRLNPLTLTATIGREGNEPQWILAASVLDQTYTWINGDYQGPQFQPNLKLIYNRCCWSGLVEWSPNRGTFRFALNLMQSSYFDLIKGTPEGIRGPF from the coding sequence GGCAGCGATGGAAACAGCACCTCAGAGCAGACCCTGGAGGGGGATGACCTCAAGGTGGACCTCAGCATTGAAGGGGTGGAGGGGGAAGATGTTTTCATCACCACCCAGAACATCCTGGTGAAAGGGGATGTGGTGCAGCGCATTCCCGGCCAGATCGGCGTTCAGGGCGGGTATTTCACGCCATGTGCACGCTGTGGTCGCACGCCCAACGATTATGCTTTTTCTGCCAGCACCATGTGGATTTATCCGGGAAACCGGATTGTGGCTTATGACGTGAAAGTGCTGATTGCCGACACTCCGGTCTTCTACCTGCCTGCCCTGGTGTTCATGCTCAACAAGGAGCGCCCCACCAAATTGGAAGTGGGCCAGAGTCCCACCGATGGCTGGACGGTCAGCGCAGACCTGCCTTACCTGATCACTGCAGACTCTTTCGGGACCCTGTTTGTTGATTATTACCAGAACCGGGATGTGCCCATTGGGGTGAAGGTGGACCATACGCTTTACAACCTGTTTGGCCAGAACAACACCAGCAAACTGCAGGTGTGGATGGACCCGAAAGGGGTGGGCAGACAGGGTGTGGACTGGGTGTTCAATGTGGATGTGAAAGGCAACCAGCCTGCTCTGGCTGCAAAGAGCGGGCTGGATTACTCTTTTTCCATCAGCCGCAATGACAAGCAGGAATTCAATGTCCTCCCGATTCAGGCGGAAGTGAAAGGGGAATGGGAGGGCTTCTCTGCCCGCATCGGTTACTACAACGTGATCGATGGAGACGGAAACAATCAGGTGGCCCGTTTTTCAGAGCCCCGCAAACTGCCTGAAATCGAGTTTGATCCCAAAGCCATCAAGGTTTTCCGGGTCAATTATGACCCCAAACTGCTGCTGGGCTATTACGAGGGAGAGTCGAATCCCCTCAACCCCAGTGCACGCCGGGCAGGGGACCGCATTGCTGCTTTTCGTGCCCAGTACAGCCATTCTCTCAGCTGGGCCTGGAAGCCGTGGTCCACAGCAGACCTGAACCTCACCCAGACCTTCAACGGGCAATACTTTTCCACAGATGAGCGGGCTGTTCAGCAGACTTTCACAGCCAATTTCACCAACACTTTTTCAACGGGCAACAGCATCAGTTTGACTTACCTGTTTGAATACCTGGAAGGGGAAACCCCTTTCACTTTCGATCGGGTGCCAAAGCGCAAAACCCACACCCTTGGGGTCAGTGCCAATGCGCAACCTGCTCCCGAACTGTCTCTCAGTGCACAGCAGACCATCGATTTTGAGAAGAAAGCAGATGAGCAGCAAAATGGCACGGTCAGCCTCAATTACAACCCGAAACCGGTGAGCATTTCGGTCACTTACTCGGAGAATGTTTTCCTGCACCGTCCCCAGTCCATCAGTGGGACCTTCAGGGTCACCCAGGACACCCTGAGCATGGCGGTGGGTGCATCTTACGATTATGGGAACCCGGACCCCAACCCCATCCGTTACCGTTCGCCCAGGTTCGGTGACCTGACAGTGGATTTCAGTTACACCTCGCCGGACAAGGGGCACACTGCAAGCCTGAATTACATCTATGACATCAATGTCCCCCGTGCAAAGAGCATCACTGGAAATTATGCATTCACTGGCCCCATCGAGGCCCTGGATGACATTTTCGGTGTGACCACCTGGGACAATTACGGTCCTGCCATGTACAGTGCAAAGCTGATGGAGAAGTACGATTACACCACCTCTGTGTGGAATGGCAGCCTGGACCTGAGCCGTGAACGGGTGAAACTCACAGCCACCCACAACCTGTATGTCGGTGAGGACACCGGCCGCCAGTGGAAAGGCAACCTGGATGCCACACTGGGCATCGACAACTTCAGCCTGACTTTCAATGGACCACTGGACCTCAACCGCAGGGGATTTTTCACCAAACCCACGCTGACGGCAAAGTATTCGCAGGCCATCACGGGTGCAGAATTGTCTGCAAGCGCCACCCTCGCCCTCAAGGGTCTGGATTACCAGCACACCGATCTGAGCACTGCTTACCTGAGTGGACAGTGGTGGATTGCAGATTTTCTGGGCATTCAGGGGAATGTCACTTACAACGGCAGCTGGGACCAGACCGACACGGTACGCCGGGACGAACTGCGCCTGAACCCCCTCACCCTGACGGCCACCATTGGGCGTGAAGGCAATGAACCCCAGTGGATTCTGGCTGCCAGTGTGCTGGACCAGACCTACACCTGGATCAATGGAGATTACCAGGGCCCTCAGTTCCAGCCGAACCTGAAACTGATTTACAACCGTTGCTGCTGGTCCGGTCTGGTCGAGTGGTCCCCCAACCGGGGCACCTTCCGTTTTGCCCTCAACCTGATGCAAAGCTCGTATTTTGATCTCATCAAAGGCACCCCTGAGGGCATCCGGGGTCCTTTCTAG
- the mce gene encoding methylmalonyl-CoA epimerase, whose translation MGGELNTQWTQGLVLDHVAIATADLDSGSQPYLAMGLKPLEEDEVVESQGVKVRIFEVGSVMIELLSPTRPDSPIQTFLEKKGSGLHHMAFRVPDLQQKIEELQAQEARFIGDAPRPGRAGSRVIFLHPKWGQGALIELVEHP comes from the coding sequence ATGGGTGGTGAACTGAACACGCAGTGGACCCAGGGACTGGTTCTGGACCATGTGGCCATTGCCACAGCCGATCTGGATTCAGGTTCTCAGCCTTATCTGGCCATGGGTTTGAAGCCACTGGAAGAGGACGAGGTGGTGGAATCGCAGGGGGTCAAAGTCAGGATCTTTGAGGTGGGCAGTGTGATGATTGAACTGCTGTCTCCAACCCGACCAGACAGTCCCATTCAGACCTTTCTGGAGAAAAAAGGGTCTGGCCTGCACCACATGGCTTTTCGGGTGCCAGACCTGCAACAGAAGATTGAGGAACTGCAAGCCCAGGAAGCCCGTTTCATTGGAGATGCACCCCGTCCGGGACGTGCAGGTTCCAGGGTGATCTTTCTGCATCCCAAATGGGGACAGGGCGCATTGATTGAACTGGTGGAGCATCCGTGA
- a CDS encoding VanZ family protein codes for MKVGWWLLSLLYMGVIYWFSAQSGGAVGIPAPWDKVAHTLEYLGLGFLLGKATRSWKAAWVLTAWYGALDEVHQAFVPMRMAGIDDWWFDLLGGLLGSRLGAGRKPRQEEATPEAQYQFNQNFE; via the coding sequence GTGAAAGTCGGCTGGTGGTTGCTCAGCCTGCTGTACATGGGGGTGATTTACTGGTTTTCTGCCCAGTCAGGAGGAGCAGTGGGCATTCCCGCTCCCTGGGACAAAGTGGCCCACACCCTGGAGTACCTCGGGCTGGGTTTCCTGCTGGGCAAGGCCACCCGCAGCTGGAAAGCCGCCTGGGTGCTGACCGCCTGGTATGGGGCACTGGACGAAGTGCATCAGGCGTTTGTGCCGATGCGCATGGCCGGGATTGATGACTGGTGGTTTGACCTTCTGGGAGGTTTGCTGGGAAGCCGTCTGGGTGCAGGACGCAAACCGAGGCAGGAGGAAGCAACTCCAGAAGCCCAGTACCAGTTCAATCAGAATTTTGAGTGA
- a CDS encoding SDR family NAD(P)-dependent oxidoreductase, translated as MRTILVTGAARGIGLAIARKFVQDEEKVIMLDVLPEVEQVAGTLGATAVMGDLLEDHTLDLLEGAIGENLDVLVNNAAIAVPGTAAEVGIEDFRQVMEVNALAPVRMVQRFLPLMPTGSSIVNVASVQGLFAEQNNAAYNTSKGALVNLTRSMALDFAPKGIRVNAVAPGAIATESVLRAIAGSADPGQTRRDWEDLHALRRLGHPEEVAAVVHFLASPAASFVTGVILPVDGGMTASFMMAGRPV; from the coding sequence ATGCGAACCATTCTGGTCACTGGAGCAGCAAGAGGAATAGGTCTGGCCATCGCCAGGAAATTTGTGCAGGATGAAGAAAAGGTCATCATGCTGGATGTGCTTCCTGAAGTAGAACAGGTGGCGGGCACGCTGGGTGCCACTGCGGTGATGGGGGATCTTCTGGAGGACCATACCCTGGATCTCCTGGAAGGGGCAATAGGGGAAAACCTGGATGTCCTGGTCAACAATGCCGCCATTGCGGTCCCAGGCACAGCAGCGGAAGTGGGAATTGAAGACTTCCGTCAGGTGATGGAAGTGAATGCCCTTGCTCCAGTTCGAATGGTCCAGAGGTTTCTTCCCCTCATGCCCACAGGGAGCAGCATTGTCAATGTGGCCAGTGTGCAGGGCCTCTTTGCCGAGCAGAACAATGCGGCCTACAACACCTCCAAAGGGGCTCTGGTGAACCTGACCCGCAGCATGGCCCTCGATTTTGCTCCAAAAGGCATCCGGGTGAATGCTGTGGCTCCCGGAGCCATCGCCACAGAGTCCGTTCTCAGGGCCATTGCGGGAAGTGCTGATCCTGGGCAAACCCGGCGTGACTGGGAAGACCTGCATGCCCTGAGGCGACTCGGGCATCCTGAAGAAGTGGCTGCTGTGGTGCATTTTCTGGCCTCACCTGCAGCCTCTTTTGTGACCGGGGTGATTCTGCCTGTGGATGGGGGCATGACGGCTTCTTTCATGATGGCCGGGCGTCCGGTTTGA
- a CDS encoding fasciclin domain-containing protein, whose product MRKWILGLTVFGSMALASAASASSAATLTAQARPCIADLVVSMDQFSTLKTALMEAGLVDTFKDRSARFTVFAPTNDAFAKVPKETLDTLLGNKEWLTRVLTYHVVKGTVGSASVVRQKNGLLTLQGEKIEVMAGDGVMLNDAKLLQADVYACNGVVHVIDSVLLPQEVVDALGAQ is encoded by the coding sequence ATGCGCAAATGGATTTTGGGACTCACCGTTTTTGGCTCCATGGCACTCGCTTCTGCGGCTTCTGCTTCCTCTGCTGCCACCCTGACCGCACAGGCCCGTCCCTGCATTGCGGATCTGGTGGTCAGCATGGACCAGTTCAGCACCCTGAAAACCGCATTGATGGAAGCAGGTCTGGTGGACACCTTCAAGGACAGATCCGCCCGTTTCACCGTGTTTGCCCCCACCAATGATGCTTTTGCCAAAGTGCCCAAAGAAACCCTGGACACCTTGCTGGGCAACAAAGAATGGCTGACCAGGGTGCTGACCTACCATGTGGTCAAGGGCACCGTGGGCTCTGCCAGTGTGGTGCGTCAGAAAAACGGTCTGCTGACCCTGCAGGGTGAAAAAATTGAAGTGATGGCCGGGGATGGTGTCATGCTGAACGATGCAAAACTGCTGCAGGCAGATGTGTATGCCTGCAACGGGGTGGTGCATGTGATTGACTCTGTGCTGCTGCCCCAGGAAGTGGTGGACGCCCTGGGCGCACAATAA
- a CDS encoding glycoside hydrolase family 3 N-terminal domain-containing protein: MSDTPLYLNPDLDLNKRLQDLLGRMTIREKISQLWHDAPGIPRLGIAAYNSWSEGLHGVARNGRATVFPQAIGMAATWNPDLIQRVADVISTEARAKYHAALKRNGKTDIYQGLNLWSPNINIFRDPRWGRGQETWGEDPYLTGTLGSAFVRGLQGDDPTHLKTAACAKHYAVHSGPEKLRHGFDAQASLKDLHETYLPAFKALVQDAKVEAVMGAYNRVNGDPACAHPYLLGKVLRESWGFQGHVVSDCWAISDFDGPHSYTPNPTESAARALKEGCDLECGCRYTHLLEAHEQGLITEEDLDRALTRVYTTRFKLGMFDPPERVPYASISPDVVGSKEHADLAYEAAVESVVLLRNKNNLLPIREDIRSMFILGPTATSVEVLLGNYYGMNGKLTTLLEGLIGRIPEGVRTEYRTATHVLHETEAHTSWIFKEAAKTDVVIACMGITPHMEGEEGESIDSAENGDRTRIELPEVQLNALRQLSQAGARTVLVLTGGSAVALEEVAELVDAIVFVWYSGQEGGRAVADVLFGDRAPAGKLPVTFPKRTEDLPDFQNYGMAGRTYRYSEVEPLFPFGHGLTYGQVELSDLQVPEGLQEDQSLQISLQVSNPGPHDITEVVQVYVRHTEAPFLVPLQQLVGFQKVTVPAGSSSTLGFEIAAEQLKAINEDGEAIWLQGPLELTVGTCSPGQRGLDLGATSPLTARIAR, encoded by the coding sequence ATGTCAGACACCCCTCTGTACCTGAATCCTGACCTCGACCTGAACAAACGTTTGCAGGATCTGCTGGGCAGGATGACCATCCGTGAAAAAATCTCTCAGCTGTGGCACGACGCTCCGGGCATTCCCAGACTGGGGATTGCCGCCTACAACTCCTGGAGTGAAGGTCTGCACGGGGTGGCCCGCAATGGCAGGGCCACGGTGTTTCCGCAGGCCATTGGCATGGCGGCCACCTGGAATCCAGACCTGATCCAGCGGGTTGCAGATGTGATCAGCACCGAGGCGCGTGCAAAGTACCACGCTGCCCTGAAAAGGAATGGCAAGACCGACATCTACCAGGGCCTGAATTTGTGGTCTCCCAACATCAACATCTTCCGTGACCCACGCTGGGGTCGGGGACAGGAAACCTGGGGGGAAGATCCTTACCTCACGGGCACCCTGGGCAGTGCTTTTGTGCGCGGTCTTCAGGGGGATGATCCCACCCACCTGAAGACCGCTGCCTGTGCCAAGCACTACGCGGTGCACTCAGGGCCGGAAAAGCTCCGTCACGGCTTTGATGCACAGGCCAGCCTGAAAGACCTGCATGAAACCTACCTGCCTGCCTTCAAGGCCCTGGTGCAAGATGCGAAGGTGGAGGCCGTGATGGGCGCTTACAACCGCGTCAACGGAGACCCGGCCTGTGCCCACCCTTACCTGCTCGGAAAGGTTCTGCGGGAAAGCTGGGGTTTTCAGGGGCACGTGGTCTCCGACTGCTGGGCGATCTCCGATTTTGATGGTCCCCACAGTTACACCCCCAACCCCACCGAAAGTGCTGCCAGAGCCCTCAAAGAAGGTTGCGATCTGGAGTGCGGATGCCGGTACACCCATCTGCTTGAGGCCCATGAGCAGGGGCTGATCACCGAAGAGGACCTGGACCGCGCCCTGACCCGCGTTTACACCACCCGTTTCAAACTGGGGATGTTTGATCCACCTGAGCGGGTGCCCTATGCCAGCATCTCGCCCGATGTGGTGGGCAGCAAAGAACACGCTGATCTGGCCTATGAAGCAGCTGTAGAATCTGTGGTGCTGCTGCGCAACAAGAACAATCTGCTGCCCATCCGGGAGGACATCAGGAGCATGTTCATTCTGGGACCCACGGCCACCAGTGTGGAGGTCTTGCTGGGCAACTATTACGGCATGAACGGCAAACTCACCACGCTGCTTGAGGGCCTGATCGGGCGCATTCCTGAAGGGGTGCGCACCGAGTACCGCACCGCCACCCATGTGCTGCACGAAACCGAAGCCCACACCAGCTGGATTTTCAAGGAGGCCGCCAAAACCGATGTGGTGATCGCCTGCATGGGCATCACCCCGCACATGGAAGGCGAAGAGGGAGAATCCATCGATTCTGCCGAGAATGGGGACCGCACCCGCATTGAACTGCCCGAAGTGCAACTGAACGCCCTGCGGCAACTCTCCCAGGCAGGAGCACGCACCGTGCTGGTGCTCACTGGAGGGTCTGCTGTGGCCCTGGAAGAAGTGGCCGAGCTTGTGGATGCCATCGTCTTTGTCTGGTACTCCGGTCAGGAGGGCGGACGTGCTGTGGCAGATGTGCTCTTCGGAGACCGGGCTCCAGCTGGAAAATTGCCCGTCACCTTTCCGAAGCGCACCGAGGACCTGCCGGACTTTCAGAATTATGGCATGGCCGGACGCACCTACCGTTACAGCGAAGTGGAGCCCCTCTTCCCCTTTGGTCACGGTCTGACCTACGGACAGGTGGAGCTCTCTGATCTGCAGGTTCCAGAGGGCCTGCAGGAAGACCAGTCTCTTCAAATCAGCCTGCAGGTCAGCAACCCTGGTCCGCATGACATCACCGAGGTGGTGCAGGTGTATGTCCGGCACACCGAAGCTCCCTTTCTGGTGCCGTTGCAGCAACTGGTCGGGTTCCAGAAGGTCACGGTGCCTGCCGGGTCTTCGAGCACCCTGGGTTTCGAAATTGCTGCAGAACAGCTGAAAGCCATCAATGAAGATGGAGAGGCCATCTGGCTTCAAGGTCCCCTCGAACTCACCGTGGGCACCTGCTCTCCCGGACAGAGGGGGCTGGATCTCGGGGCCACCTCTCCCCTGACCGCCCGGATTGCCCGCTGA
- a CDS encoding DNA polymerase III subunit delta', translated as MNPFDIIGHQDVLQTLRTQSAHAFLLLGPHRVGRKAVAHFIAALANCAYGTACGNCPSCLAIARDTHTDVMLVSPKTETSTGKQARKKLIPVKVITERRDETHEYDQHVVEWLYIAPHTRRKVVIFDGAEYLNNEAANALLKTLEEPPHRSMFVFIAEDQQLVIPTIVSRCARIFVPPVPEAQMQQALMELENNIDPELLEFAAGRPGVLFERETVREALSQARALVQGLESSMLDALMAAEKLEKTFNPEWHPEALLFAFRHHPLSARAKADLALSDALEALEQYANPALVFQVLALKLREALGVV; from the coding sequence ATGAACCCATTTGACATCATCGGACATCAGGACGTGCTGCAGACCCTGCGCACCCAGTCGGCCCATGCCTTCTTGCTGCTCGGGCCTCACCGGGTGGGGCGCAAAGCTGTGGCGCACTTCATTGCTGCACTCGCCAACTGCGCTTACGGGACCGCCTGTGGCAACTGCCCTTCCTGCCTCGCCATTGCCAGAGACACCCACACTGACGTGATGCTGGTCTCCCCCAAAACCGAAACCAGCACCGGAAAACAGGCCCGCAAGAAACTGATCCCGGTCAAGGTCATCACCGAGCGCCGCGACGAGACCCACGAGTACGACCAGCATGTGGTGGAATGGCTGTACATTGCCCCCCACACCCGCCGCAAGGTGGTGATCTTTGATGGGGCAGAATACCTCAACAATGAGGCCGCCAACGCCCTGCTGAAAACCCTGGAAGAACCTCCACACCGCTCCATGTTTGTCTTCATTGCCGAAGACCAGCAACTGGTGATCCCCACCATTGTGTCCAGATGCGCCCGCATTTTTGTGCCTCCGGTCCCGGAAGCGCAGATGCAGCAGGCCCTCATGGAGCTCGAAAACAACATTGACCCTGAGCTGCTGGAATTCGCAGCCGGACGCCCCGGTGTGCTCTTCGAACGGGAAACCGTCCGTGAAGCGCTCAGTCAGGCCAGAGCCCTGGTGCAGGGCCTTGAAAGCAGCATGCTGGACGCCCTGATGGCCGCAGAGAAACTGGAGAAGACCTTCAACCCGGAATGGCACCCAGAAGCCCTGCTTTTCGCCTTCAGGCACCATCCGCTTTCTGCCCGTGCAAAAGCCGACCTGGCTCTGTCAGATGCACTGGAAGCCCTGGAGCAGTACGCCAACCCTGCACTGGTGTTTCAGGTGCTGGCCCTGAAGTTGCGGGAAGCGCTGGGTGTGGTTTAA
- a CDS encoding metallophosphoesterase family protein: protein MRTLIFSDIHANLEAFEAVLKDAEKRQYDRMVFLGDAIGYGGSPVEVLQHLRQLGVPCIQGNHESNLIRLTRNQQLLINAPAQLALKWQLDQLSEADLLMINTWGKTLRLDTQNSRFTDLLCVHGSPSNPDKYLDSTSHAREEFTLWDGRVCFYGHTHVPMIYSTLEGPVGEWVKSAPMKGNARAVMPPKARWMLNPGSVGQPRDGDPRASYGVFDDANAVFEVFRVEYDFQAAGRKIINAGLPSGLADRLIIGR, encoded by the coding sequence ATGCGCACCCTGATTTTCTCTGACATTCACGCCAATCTCGAAGCCTTTGAAGCAGTGCTGAAAGACGCCGAGAAGCGCCAATACGACCGCATGGTCTTTCTGGGAGACGCCATCGGCTACGGCGGAAGTCCAGTCGAGGTGCTGCAGCACCTCCGGCAACTCGGGGTGCCGTGCATTCAGGGCAACCACGAATCCAACCTGATTCGATTGACCCGCAACCAGCAGCTGCTGATCAACGCTCCGGCGCAGCTTGCCCTGAAATGGCAACTAGATCAGCTTTCAGAAGCAGACCTGCTGATGATCAACACCTGGGGCAAAACCCTCCGGCTGGACACCCAGAATTCCAGGTTCACCGACCTGCTCTGCGTGCACGGCAGCCCCTCCAACCCCGACAAGTACCTGGACAGCACCTCCCACGCCCGTGAGGAATTCACCCTCTGGGATGGTCGGGTCTGCTTTTACGGCCACACCCATGTCCCGATGATCTACTCCACACTGGAAGGTCCGGTGGGTGAGTGGGTGAAGAGTGCACCCATGAAAGGCAACGCCCGCGCCGTAATGCCTCCGAAGGCCCGGTGGATGCTGAACCCGGGCAGTGTGGGGCAACCCAGAGACGGAGACCCGCGTGCCAGTTACGGCGTCTTCGACGATGCCAACGCGGTCTTCGAGGTGTTCCGGGTGGAGTATGATTTTCAGGCCGCCGGGCGTAAAATCATCAATGCCGGTCTGCCCTCAGGCCTGGCCGACCGTCTGATCATTGGTCGCTGA
- a CDS encoding gamma-glutamyl-gamma-aminobutyrate hydrolase family protein, with product MSTPRVGITTSQLIDPALKRLFNGTSRLYAQGVLDAGGSPVLLPNLVDAAELYVKQLDAILFSGGVDLHPGFYGEEPVLGLGEIDEERDAFEVALYHAARKAGLPILGICRGMQVINVFEGGSLYQHLPNHPEFWGDHSQKALPPNLAHEVVIEEGSVFAAYHPELRVRVNSYHHQAVKTLAPTLQVAARSTDGLVEAYQGEGIFAVQWHPELTFQKHPHHLAPFRILMEMLKVQV from the coding sequence ATGAGCACTCCTCGTGTGGGCATCACCACTTCCCAGCTGATTGATCCAGCCCTCAAGCGCCTGTTTAACGGGACCTCCAGACTGTACGCCCAGGGGGTGCTGGATGCGGGCGGTTCGCCTGTTCTGCTTCCCAATCTGGTGGACGCTGCAGAGCTGTACGTGAAGCAGCTTGATGCCATTCTCTTCAGTGGAGGGGTGGACCTTCACCCTGGTTTTTATGGTGAGGAGCCCGTGCTGGGCCTTGGCGAGATCGATGAGGAAAGGGACGCGTTCGAGGTGGCCCTCTACCATGCAGCACGCAAGGCAGGACTTCCCATCCTGGGGATCTGCCGGGGCATGCAGGTGATCAATGTCTTTGAGGGGGGAAGCCTGTACCAGCACCTCCCCAACCACCCTGAGTTCTGGGGGGACCACTCCCAGAAGGCCCTGCCCCCAAACCTGGCTCATGAAGTGGTGATCGAGGAGGGGAGCGTCTTTGCGGCCTACCACCCTGAGCTGCGGGTGCGGGTGAACAGTTACCACCATCAGGCGGTCAAAACGCTGGCTCCCACCTTGCAGGTGGCTGCCAGAAGCACCGATGGTCTGGTGGAAGCCTACCAGGGAGAGGGCATCTTTGCGGTGCAGTGGCATCCGGAACTCACCTTCCAGAAGCATCCCCATCACCTTGCACCATTCAGGATTCTGATGGAGATGCTGAAAGTGCAGGTGTGA
- the hemW gene encoding radical SAM family heme chaperone HemW, which produces MLNPVRHLYLHVPFCPTICPYCDFHVLTRKSGMVDHYLRRMREEAQFQASRYNVDLKTVYFGGGTPSFLRDPEMTDLVDLIRTHLGWGTEENTLEINPGTVTRERAQLWKDLGFDRASVGVQSLNDETLKFLGRHHNAKQARTAIEVLLDVGFRVSGDLITAVPGQDLEGDIAGLIELGVEHISAYTLTIEEGTEFFRRGVQVREEDERRGFDLTAELLTAQGFERYEISNYARPRAHSRHNLAYWTNQHYLGLGPGAAGHYPTAREGLLSERITNPRLHDWLQQPFERREAEEIAPPDFVTDALFMGLRLRNGVDLADLSRRSGLDVWVRYQKPLKHHIKKGLLLLEGQVLKATDQGRWVLNQIIADCLEVDSRD; this is translated from the coding sequence ATGTTGAACCCTGTCCGACACCTTTACCTTCATGTGCCTTTCTGCCCGACGATCTGTCCGTACTGTGATTTTCATGTGCTGACCCGCAAGTCGGGCATGGTGGACCATTACCTGCGCCGCATGCGTGAAGAGGCGCAGTTTCAGGCCTCACGTTACAATGTGGACCTCAAAACGGTGTATTTCGGAGGAGGAACCCCGTCTTTCCTGCGGGACCCTGAGATGACCGATCTGGTGGACCTCATCCGCACCCACCTGGGCTGGGGCACCGAAGAGAACACCCTGGAGATCAACCCTGGAACTGTGACCCGTGAAAGGGCGCAACTGTGGAAGGATCTGGGGTTTGACCGGGCCAGTGTGGGTGTGCAGAGCCTGAACGATGAAACCCTGAAATTTCTGGGCAGGCACCACAATGCAAAACAGGCCAGGACAGCCATAGAAGTGCTGCTGGATGTGGGTTTCCGGGTCTCCGGGGACCTGATCACCGCTGTTCCGGGTCAGGACCTTGAGGGGGACATTGCAGGCCTGATCGAACTGGGGGTGGAGCACATCTCTGCTTACACCCTGACCATTGAGGAAGGGACCGAGTTCTTCCGCCGGGGTGTGCAGGTGCGTGAGGAGGACGAGCGCAGGGGCTTTGACCTGACGGCCGAACTGCTGACTGCACAGGGCTTTGAGCGTTATGAAATCAGCAATTACGCCCGGCCCAGAGCGCACTCCAGACACAATCTGGCGTACTGGACCAACCAGCATTACCTGGGTCTCGGTCCAGGGGCAGCAGGCCATTATCCCACGGCCCGTGAAGGGCTGCTGTCAGAGCGCATCACCAATCCCAGACTGCATGACTGGCTGCAGCAGCCTTTTGAAAGGCGGGAAGCAGAGGAGATTGCCCCTCCCGATTTCGTGACAGATGCGCTTTTCATGGGGTTGCGGCTGAGAAACGGCGTGGACCTTGCGGATCTCAGCCGGCGCAGCGGACTGGATGTGTGGGTCCGTTACCAGAAGCCTCTGAAGCACCACATCAAAAAGGGTTTGCTGTTGCTCGAAGGCCAGGTGCTGAAGGCCACCGATCAGGGACGCTGGGTGCTCAACCAGATCATTGCAGACTGTCTGGAAGTGGACTCCAGGGACTGA